TTTGTGGCAATGACAACACTTGATTGCTCAAATTTGCTTGGCAAGATTTTTCAAATGGACACTTTTTTTCATGACCGAGACAAACCGGTTTGCGGGCAGTACACCAGGTAGCACCAAAGTCCATCAACGCTTGGGTATAAACCGGCATATCTTTTGGTTTTACAGGCAAGATATCTGTAGCCAATTTCCATAAGCGATCATTTATCACCTTCTCTTGCATTGCACCCTCTACACCAAATAAGCGCGCCAAAATTCTTTTGACATTGGCATCGAGAATGGGTGCTCTTTTATGAAAAGCAAATGCAGCAATTGCACCCGCGGTTGAGCGCCCAATACCCTTGAGTTGTTCGAGCATTACTGGATCACTTGGAAACTGCCCTCCAAACTCTTTCATTACTTGCTGCGCACAGGCATGCAAGTTTCGTGCCCGCGAGTAGTATCCAAGTCCAGCCCATTCTGCCAACACATCATCAATATGGGCCTTAGCTAATTTTTGAACCGTGGGGAAACGTTTCATAAAGCGGGGGTAGCGCTCTAGCACCGTAGCAACTTGGGTTTGTTGCAACATGACCTCTGAAACCCATACCGCGTAAGGATCTCGATTGCCTTGCCAAGGTAGGCCAGAGCGCCCACTACGCGCATGCCAGGCAATCAAATTTTCAGAAAATGTCGTGATCAGCGTTTTTGACATGTGGGGCAAAAATAGGTTGAACGCTGACCCTGAACAATTTGTTTGATTGGTGTTTTGCAAATCTTACATGGCTGATCTTTGCGATCATAGACTTTGGTTTGCACCATGAAGTGACCTGGATCGCCATCACTGTTTACAAAATCTTTCAAAGTACTGCCGCCTGCCGCAATCGCTTTTTTCAAAATCAACCTCACAGCTTCAGCAAGGCGAGAGCATTGGGGACGTGTGAGTTTTCCTGCGGCCTTTGCAGGATTTATACCTGCCTCAAACAAACTTTCAGAGCAATAAATATTGCCAACCCCAACTACCGATTGCCCAGCCAAGAGAAATTGCTTGACCGCAATACTTCGCTTGCGAGATGTCTTATACAAAATATCCGCACCTAGCTCTCCAGCAAACTCTGGTGAAAAAGGCTCCACCCCTAACTTTTGCAACAGGGCATTTTTTTCTATCGGTCCTTTTGTTTTTGGATGCCATAAGACTGCGCCAAATTTCCTAGGGTCATGCAAGCGCAAGCTCAACTTTCCAAACTCTAAAGTGACGCGATCATGCAACTTCAAAGGTTCAGTACTTGGCAAAACACGTAAAGTGCCAGTCATTCCCAAATGTACCAACACATAACCTGTATCCAGTTCAATTAAGAGGTACTTTCCACGCCTTTCAATACCGCGCACTTTTTGGCCTGGCAAAATTTTTGATAGGGTTTTAGGGACAGGCCAACGTAAGCGCCCGTCAAGGACCTTAACGGCACTAATACTTCGCCCCTGAAGGTGAGGGGCAATTCCTAGTCGAGTAACTTCAACTTCTGGGAGCTCTGGCATAAATCAATTGTAAATTCGCAGATTAGAATGTGCTCATGAGCCAATATTTACTGAAATCCTATCTCAACGGATTTTTACTCCTTGTCATCGCTTGTACAGGCAGCCTTTCGGGATATGTTGCTGCGCAAACGGATGAGGCGCAAACTGGCCAAGCAGTTTTTGAGGTGCTGGCTTCCGAGATTGCCTTACAAAGAGGTGAAGCGGGCCTGGCTTATGGCACCTATCTGGAAATGGCGCGCCAATACAAAGATACTCGCCTAGCTCAAAGGGCAATGGAAATTGGTATTGCTGGAGGATCGCCTGAGCTAGCTTTGAATGCCGCAAAACTCTGGGATAGCTTGTCGCCCGCCTCCCAAACCAAGCCCAAGGAAGTTCTGATCACTTTACTGGTCTTAAGCAATCGTTGGTCTGATGCAGTCAAGCCAGCCATTGCCTTACTCCGTCAGCAATCCCCTGCAGAGCAAGAAAATACACTCTTGCAACTACAAGCCTTACTTGCCAAAGCTAAAGATGAGTCGGAAGCTTTGCGAGCTTTCTATGAAATTACTTCTACTGCAAAACCTGCCCCCAAAGATCCTGCGTTGCTCTACACCTATGCGATGTCAGCAGAAAAGATTGGCCGTTTAGATGTGATGGAGAAAACCCTGCGTGAAATCTTGCGCAAGAATCCGAACGATGCGAATTCATTAAATGCTCTAGGTTACTCACTAGCCGACCGAAATATCAAATTACCTGAAGCATTTGCGCTCATTAATAAAGCACATCAACTCTCACCTAAAGATAATTTCATTTTAGATAGCTTGGGTTGGGTCAACTTCCGTCTTGGAAAAAATGAACTGGCTTTAGAGCAACTACAGCAAGCATTCAGAATGAAGCCTGAAGCGGATATCGCGGCACACACTGGCGAGGTTTTATGGGTAATGGGTCGTCGCACTGAGGCTGAAGAGATGTGGCAGCAAGGTCAAAAATTAGATGCCAATAATCCCACCCTCAAAGAAACCTTAAAGCGCTTAAAACCTGATTGGTCTAATACAGATCAAGTTGCACAAGGCTCATGGGACGGACGTTTCGCCGTTAAAGTAACGGGACTAACAGACGCTCAAAACCAAGGGGGGTCTGGTGGCTTCACGCTGACCCAGGAACAACTAAAGGATGTCTTAGAAATTCGTAACCCCGTCGGTGGCTCTATTGCCAAAATTACTATTGAGCCTGGGGAAGCAACGCTAGAGCGCGATGGCCAAGTCATTACTGCGATTGATGCAGATACTCTAGTTCAAAACGCATTAGGACTGCCACTGCCTGCGCGCGGTTTATCAAACTGGCTTCGAGGCGAAGTAAGGCCTGGCGGTGAAGCAAGTGTAGAAAGAAATGTAAAAGGCCAAGTGAGCAAAATAATTCAAGATGGTTGGAACTTGGTTTACACCTGGAACGATAAAAATCGTCTTGAAAAGTTAACAATGACTCGTAGCTCTAACATTGGGTCGATTGATATCCGCCTCGTATTTGATCAAGCCAATGAGTGATGCATTTAAAGACTCTCTAACGCTACGCTCACCAGCTAAGCTCAACTTATTTCTCCACATTGTTGGACGCAGAGCAGATGGCTATCATTTGCTGCAATCTGTATTTCAATTGATTGACTGGTGTGACACTGTCAGCCTCAAAAGAATTCCAGAAAATGAGATTCGTCACATCAACCCAATCCCTGGTGTAAAGCCTGAAGACGATTTGGTTGTAAAGGCCGCGAATTTATTAAAAGATTTTTGCAAAATTAAAATTGGCGCTGAGATAATTCTCAAAAAAGATATTCCGATGGGCGCCGGATTAGGTGGTGGCTCATCTGATGCAGCCACTACTCTGATTGGCCTAAATCACCTCTGGAATCTCCATCTCGATCAAAAAACGCTTTGCGATCTGGGCCTCAAACTTGGTGCTGATGTGCCTTTTTTTATCTTTGGAAAAAATGCGTTTGTTCAGGGAATTGGCGAAGAAATACAAGAAATTACCTTGGATAGTCGCCAGTTTTTAGTCATGTTCCCAAATCAGGGAATTGCCACCAAGAGTATTTTTCAAGACCCCGAATTGACCCGAGATCATGGTCAGATTACAATTGATGGCTTTCTTGCATCGCCATGGTCAGATCTTTCAAACGATTGTCAGGCGGTAGCGATGCGGATTTGTCCTGAAGTGAAGCAAGCTTTGGATTGGATTAGTCAGGCGGTACCGGGCTCAGAGCCCCGTATGTCAGGCTCTGGAAGTAGCGTTTTTGTAGTCTTAGACCCTAAGACTGATGTCGCAAAACTGGAAAATCTTCTACAAAATCTTCCTAAGGGGTGGATAGGTCGGGTTGTTCGGGGGCTAAATAAAAATCCCGCTTACAATTTGATTTCTTCAGAATGATCCGTAGGGGAATCGCCAAGCTGGTTAAGGCACTGGATTTTGATTCCAGCATGCGAAGGTTCGAATCCTTCTTCCCCTGCCAAATACTGTAGAAACGACAAAGATAACCTTTTGACCCTACAAAATCCTTAAGACTATGTCCCCCACAAACTCAGATTTATTGACTTTATTTACAGGCAACGCAAATCCGGTTTTGGCTCAGGCTGTAGCCAAAGAACTCAAGTTGCCGATGGGCAAAGCCTTTGTAGGTCGTTTCTCAGACGGTGAAATCCAAGTAGAAATTCAAGAAAACGTCCGCGGCAAAAATGTCGTGGTGATTCAATCAACCTGTGCGCCAACGAACGACAGCTTGATGGAACTGATGATCATGATTGATGCTCTAAAGCGAGCATCAGCAAGCCGTATAACCGCAGTGATTCCTTACTTCGGTTATGCACGCCAAGATCGCCGTCCGCGTTCTGCCCGTGTTGCCATCTCTGCCCGTATCGTGGCAAATATGCTGCAATCAGTGGCTGGTATTGAACGTGTCCTCACAATGGATCTCCATGCCGACCAAATCCAAGGTTTCTTCGATATCCCCGTAGACAACATTTACGCCTCCCCTGTCTTACTGGCAGACCTAGAAGCACAAAAGACTAAAAAAGATCTGATTATTGTTTCACCAGACATCGGTGGCGTAGTCCGCGCCCGTGCCATGGCAAAACAATTGGGTACAGATTTGGCGATTATTGATAAACGCCGACCTAAGGCCAACGTATCCGAAGTAATGCACCTGATCGGCGAAGTAGAAGGCCGCCATTGCGTGATTATGGATGACATCATTGATACCGGTGGAACGCTTTGTAAGGCTGCTGAAGCGCTTAAAGAGCGTGGCGCAAAGGGTGTTACAGCTTACTGTACCCATGCTGTCCTATCAGGTGGAGCTGTGGCCCGTATTGCTGCCTCTGAATTGGACGAGCTGGTAGTCACAGACACCATCCCATTGACTGCAGAAGCTGCAAAAGTAGGCAAAATCCGCCAGTTGACCGTAGCTCCATTGCTAGCCGAGACCCTTTCTCGCATCAGCAAAGGTGACTCCGTCATGTCCATGTTTGCTGAATAAGCCGAAAAACTCCGTTTTACCCCGTTTTTTGGTAGTTTTAGGTCGTTTGTAGGCAAAAATCTCCATTCCCACGATATAATCGAAGGCTTTTCTGTTTGGTCGCGAACGGAAATTAACCTTAAAAGGGAATTTAATATGAAAGTTGTAGCCTTTGAAAGAAGCGTACAGGGAACGGGTGCGAGCCGCCGTCTGCGCAATTCCGGAAAAACTCCGGGAATCGTTTACGGTAGTAAAGATCCAGCCTTGGTCATTGAGTTAGACCATAACGC
Above is a genomic segment from Polynucleobacter wuianus containing:
- the mutY gene encoding A/G-specific adenine glycosylase, with amino-acid sequence MSKTLITTFSENLIAWHARSGRSGLPWQGNRDPYAVWVSEVMLQQTQVATVLERYPRFMKRFPTVQKLAKAHIDDVLAEWAGLGYYSRARNLHACAQQVMKEFGGQFPSDPVMLEQLKGIGRSTAGAIAAFAFHKRAPILDANVKRILARLFGVEGAMQEKVINDRLWKLATDILPVKPKDMPVYTQALMDFGATWCTARKPVCLGHEKKCPFEKSCQANLSNQVLSLPQKIVKAKSPEFDCDMLLIRSGNSILLQKRPSKAIWGGLWSLPESVWVAKSPSRKTTPSIQNLFAAALPEEKASPWLRVCKTAQAGPQIKHVFTHRRLWMQIWYVSTSKLVEPGNEKLKWVPLKQLGRYGLPQPIKVLLQGLSLARGGDLKN
- the mutM gene encoding bifunctional DNA-formamidopyrimidine glycosylase/DNA-(apurinic or apyrimidinic site) lyase; protein product: MPELPEVEVTRLGIAPHLQGRSISAVKVLDGRLRWPVPKTLSKILPGQKVRGIERRGKYLLIELDTGYVLVHLGMTGTLRVLPSTEPLKLHDRVTLEFGKLSLRLHDPRKFGAVLWHPKTKGPIEKNALLQKLGVEPFSPEFAGELGADILYKTSRKRSIAVKQFLLAGQSVVGVGNIYCSESLFEAGINPAKAAGKLTRPQCSRLAEAVRLILKKAIAAGGSTLKDFVNSDGDPGHFMVQTKVYDRKDQPCKICKTPIKQIVQGQRSTYFCPTCQKR
- a CDS encoding lipoprotein insertase outer membrane protein LolB, coding for MSQYLLKSYLNGFLLLVIACTGSLSGYVAAQTDEAQTGQAVFEVLASEIALQRGEAGLAYGTYLEMARQYKDTRLAQRAMEIGIAGGSPELALNAAKLWDSLSPASQTKPKEVLITLLVLSNRWSDAVKPAIALLRQQSPAEQENTLLQLQALLAKAKDESEALRAFYEITSTAKPAPKDPALLYTYAMSAEKIGRLDVMEKTLREILRKNPNDANSLNALGYSLADRNIKLPEAFALINKAHQLSPKDNFILDSLGWVNFRLGKNELALEQLQQAFRMKPEADIAAHTGEVLWVMGRRTEAEEMWQQGQKLDANNPTLKETLKRLKPDWSNTDQVAQGSWDGRFAVKVTGLTDAQNQGGSGGFTLTQEQLKDVLEIRNPVGGSIAKITIEPGEATLERDGQVITAIDADTLVQNALGLPLPARGLSNWLRGEVRPGGEASVERNVKGQVSKIIQDGWNLVYTWNDKNRLEKLTMTRSSNIGSIDIRLVFDQANE
- the ispE gene encoding 4-(cytidine 5'-diphospho)-2-C-methyl-D-erythritol kinase; this translates as MSDAFKDSLTLRSPAKLNLFLHIVGRRADGYHLLQSVFQLIDWCDTVSLKRIPENEIRHINPIPGVKPEDDLVVKAANLLKDFCKIKIGAEIILKKDIPMGAGLGGGSSDAATTLIGLNHLWNLHLDQKTLCDLGLKLGADVPFFIFGKNAFVQGIGEEIQEITLDSRQFLVMFPNQGIATKSIFQDPELTRDHGQITIDGFLASPWSDLSNDCQAVAMRICPEVKQALDWISQAVPGSEPRMSGSGSSVFVVLDPKTDVAKLENLLQNLPKGWIGRVVRGLNKNPAYNLISSE
- a CDS encoding ribose-phosphate pyrophosphokinase gives rise to the protein MSPTNSDLLTLFTGNANPVLAQAVAKELKLPMGKAFVGRFSDGEIQVEIQENVRGKNVVVIQSTCAPTNDSLMELMIMIDALKRASASRITAVIPYFGYARQDRRPRSARVAISARIVANMLQSVAGIERVLTMDLHADQIQGFFDIPVDNIYASPVLLADLEAQKTKKDLIIVSPDIGGVVRARAMAKQLGTDLAIIDKRRPKANVSEVMHLIGEVEGRHCVIMDDIIDTGGTLCKAAEALKERGAKGVTAYCTHAVLSGGAVARIAASELDELVVTDTIPLTAEAAKVGKIRQLTVAPLLAETLSRISKGDSVMSMFAE